Sequence from the Mycteria americana isolate JAX WOST 10 ecotype Jacksonville Zoo and Gardens chromosome 5, USCA_MyAme_1.0, whole genome shotgun sequence genome:
ATCTCCAAATGTAGCAATTGTCTCAGCATTGTATGACCTGGCagtggagaagaaggaagaaaatgtgtcctAGAGTTTCTGTTGATTTCAAGTGAAATGCATTGGCTAATATTCCATGAGAAATTGAATTTCATAGTGTGCCACTGTGGTACACACAATCTAACTCCTCTCTTGTCTGCATAAAGGAACTTCACATTCATGAAGTGAACTTTGTGTGACAGTagttcaaaagcttttgtttatttgttctctttcttgggcttattaatttctttgaagtGTTAGTTATTACCTTATATTTTTAGAAAGGTTGACTCTTGTTAATTGCACGTGTCTTTAAAAGGGTATTTGCAACTCCAGCCTTGTATTGGAAGAGCCATCTTCAATTGTCCAGTTGGATTACAACCAGAAAGTGCTGCTTGTCTCTACTTTACAACGGACTCTACTTTTTTACACAGAAGAGAAATCTGTCAAGCAAGTTGGAACACAGCCCAGAAAAAAGTAACCCTCATAAAATCTTGATGCAGGCACATCTATTAATTCTAGCTTTTCAGAGTGGATTACAGAAAGAGTGATCTAACCAGTGAAATTAATACAACACAAGAGTCCACTCATAAAAAGTTAGTTACAGTAGCTATGTGTGCTCAAACATGAAATGACAATTCTACCTACTTAGAAAGTATGTGGTTGAAAATATGTTACAATCATATTTTCAGGGCActattatgcaaaaatatttaagatgttttttcattgtttaaactGAAATCACTGCCAAACTTCCTCTGCAGTCCCCCTTGGTTTACTGAGACTTGGTGTGAGCAAGCATTGTAATCAGGTCTATCTAATGGGTGATGTAATATCTTATACAAAAAGCAAGTCAGCATCCCAGTTTTTCTTGTACACTGAAGTGAAACTGTATAGCAAGAATTTAAAGTTGACTTGAAGGCTAGGAACTTCTTGTATGACCTTCTAGTATCTTCTATTGTGTAATCTCTCTTGAATATGAAGGAAGAGAACCCTGTCTTAGAAGACGGTGACTGACTATATCTGGAAGTAGAGGAAATTGACTCTTGAAAGAAGGTTTATAATGTATCTTTCAGGGATATGAATAGTAAGAGGAGTACCAAGGACCATCTTATGTATGAGGGGTTTTCGTGGGTGATTGTAATGGTGTTTTTATGCATGAGAGATGAAGATTTTAACAGTTGAGGTCTGTTCCTTGCTTCTTGCAAGCAGAGGTTGTCAGTTTCTTAGCATTAGCTCGTAGTGTGttgcttgttttttattaattctggGAGAAGGGTGACTGCATAGCAGGATATTTCTGAGATGGACAGAAGGTACTGTTAAGGCTTGGAAGCCTATTAGGAGTCATTTAACTTGCCTAATAGGTGTAGTGCCTGACATCCAAAGCTGAGGGAAGACTGTTGTTATTTGGAAGCACTGTTCTTGTCTTACTTTAATTAAATTTGTACTTCAGACATTTGACTGAATACTTCAGTCAAAgaacaaaacttttatttttgataaTTTGTAGTTGTAAATTTGTGccattagttttaaaaattgtttctaagTTGAgtatacagcttttaaaataaattattcttttgcattttagCACTGGCAAATTTGGAGCATGTTTTATACCTGGCCTGTGTAAACAGAGTGACCTGACGCTATTTGCTGCCAGACCTGGACTTCGTCTCTGGAAGTCTGATGTTCACGGAACTGTTCAGGCCACATTCATATTGAAAGATGTATTTGCTGGAGGAATAAAAACTTTTGAACTGTATCCTCGTTTGGAACCACCTGACAGAGGAAGTTACAGCTTCCCAGAGAAACACCTTGGGCTTGTTTCGTGCTTTTTCCGAGAAGGATGGGTGCTGACCTGGAATGAATACAGCATCTACTTACTAGACACTGTGAACCAGGTAGATAAATCTTGTGGGTGCGTGTTTTGTTTCTTACTTGTTTTTGCTCATGCTATGCCGTGAGACTCTCTTTGGGTTATCCATTACACTTCTATGATTTAAATCCGTATTTAAACCTAACGAAGACATTATTCTCTCCCTCTTCAAGTTGTCATTGCAATGATATACTCACAAACTAGCTCCATATATTatagataaaaattaaatatatttaaagctttCAGTCCAGGTGGTAACATCATAATCAATTCTGATACTTAGCAAAGCATATATAAATCTAAAATCTGGTCATTCATGCAAAAAGAAGTTTTAGGCCTATAAAATGTGCCTGGAACTATTTATTCTTTCCCTTCTACTACTGTTGGTGTCTGCAAAAAAACaagtattacattttatttggtATAGAGTGAACAGTTAGCCATTTTGTCATCTTAAAAGTGTGTATGAAAGTGAATACAAGCTAACATGGTTTTGTCTAAATGGTATTAAACATTTGTACTGTGGCTCTTTTCTGCCACCAGATTGTATATTAAGTTGTTGTTATATTGTTGCTGCTAGTTTGGACAGAGAAAATGAATAGATCTATGGAATTAAAATTAGCATAAAAATGAGCTACATCGTGATTAAAGGGTGCTTtcctgtttcttgtttcttttttctttctttttggtaagATAAAATCTTTATTCTATAACTATATATGTTGATTAAATTCTAGTGAACACTTTTGTTAAGAGCAGCATCTTATCCAGTGTGTTAATCTGATGCTAATTATTTCTTTCTACTCTTTATAGGCTTTGATTGGTGGCTTGGAAGGATATGGTGACATTGTGGCTGTGTCCTGTACCAACaatgagatttttctcttaaaGGGAGATAGAGACATAATAAGAATTTCAAGTAGACCTGAAGGACTGTCATCAATAGGTTTGTACAGATTAGCAAACTACAGTATGTACCTCATGGAACATGGTGCCTATCatacttttttaatattaaaaaaaccaaccaaccaaccaaccaaaaccccaaaaaacccagaacaaccgaaaacaaaccaaaccccacacaaAAACCTTCAGGTTATTGCAAAAACCTAGCAGGTTCTGTAGAGTTACTTACCTGTTTCTACAGATTATATTTAGAGATCTGATTTATCTGCTCATCTGAGCTTCTGTTTTGGCTGCAGTGAGAATGGGGgcattaagaaattaattatggTTCCCTTTTTTTGTGAGTGGATCAGCATTATTCTAGCCAGGCATCTCTAATCTGTGCATTTGAGACCTTATTCTAAACCGTGATGCTGAAGCCATCTGGATTGCTCATCATGGTTATCTCTGCACTGATCAATCTCAATTGTCTGGGTTGGAGATACCTGAACGTGTTGATTCTGTGCCACCTGTCACCACCCACATTCCAGAGGAAATCTCAGCCTTGCCAGCAATGAAAAAGAACGAACTCGCAAAAAATCCAAAGAACGCTCACTGAAGTTCCAAAAAGAATTTgggagtttattttgtttattgccATGTGATTTCAGCATCTATGTTACTAGAACTCTCTAAAAGGTATTAATAATACTTCCTTAATGATGGTGCTGGCTGATTTCTCAATCATACAGATTGTAAACACCGTTATCCACCATATTACACTCACAGAAGGACTACTTACGCATTTAAAATACTCCATCTTAGCTTTGTATTAGCATATTTACTAGCATTTTGCTATGGAGTCTCACTGAATGCTGGAGAACTTAACTTTCTTATCATTGCATATTAGCAATAGCTTTATTCATTTAAGCAGTTCTTTACTGACAAACTTCTAGGGGGTGTTCATTATTTTGATCTTCCAAGTATACTTTGAAGGGAGCCTTCTTGAagtatattttcttctaattatCACAGTGGTTTATCTGGtaaattttccttgatttttttcaagataCTGAATGTTTGAATGAAGAAGTTGAAGATACAGAATGGCACTTCAGTGTGTGATACAGATGGGTCTTCCAAGCTAAAGACCTGTACCATTCTTCCTACATAAACATAAATTCAGAATTCTCCTAATAGAAGTTTGATACAGGCTTTGGGGGATTGATTTTACTAAAATGATTTCATATAGATTTACTTGCATGAAGTTTacattgtgtgtgtgcatatatatatttgaagTGTTGCAAACTTAGAtagaatatttttccattccataaagcttcttttctttcaataCTGTCCAAGAATTACGCTCCTACTCATTTGACACACTAgtatttatacttttatttttcttttggtcagTTTCAGATGTGAATTCAAAATTGCTGAATCCTTTAACAGATACAAGTCCTAAAATGCTGACCCCATTATCGGTAATTGCATCTGTATCATCTAGCCCTTCAgtggaaacaaataaaaaaatgtttacttccCCTTCAGTTATTGGTGATAAAAATGACTCTTATTCTTTAGTGAAAGATGATCTGGAAACTCCAATGCTATCAGAGAAAAGTTTTGATAGAATGGGAGACTTGAgcaatgaaacaagaaaaagggGCTGCTCCGTAGTAAGTGAATCAAGAAGCAGGAGCAGTTCAGTAAATTCTGTGGACAGTGGCTCTAGCTTTATGATATGTGCAGACCAACTTTCAGAAGCTCAGAGAGAAGGTCAACTTTCTTCACAACGGTTCAGCACAATCAGCTCTGAAGATTTTGATCAAGAACTCATTGTAAAGCCaattaaagtgaaaaagaaaaaaaagaagaagcaagGTAGGTCTAGCAGAACTTTCCTTGCCACTACTCGTTATTAGAACATGTCACTTTTGATGTTTCACACGAGAGTGTGTTTGACATGCTTTGTTTATATTACATTGCCATGCTCTTGAGATACTTGACTGGTTGTGGTGGGCCATTTAAGATGAAAGCCTGTTTTGAAAGTGATAAATTGACTAAGTCTTTTTAgagctatttgttttatttttaactttgttttgctttatgtaaACATGCTTAAGGTTCTAATGTATGGCTTAATGGTAGCATACAGTGGACTCTGCTTCCAGTTTTATGTTGGAATTGCGTAGTATCTATTCATCCTACTTAGAATATTTGACAGTGTCTTTCCTAGTCATGCTTTTTAGTTTGTTAAAATAGTGTGAGTACTTGATTATTCTAATTGCGTACTATATTGGTATtacaactttaaaatgttttgctattaAGACTTTTTTGGCTTTACGTGTATCATTTAGTCTTCCAGTTGAAAACAATCAGTATGTCAAAATTTAGATTTAACTCTGTTCTTCCTCcagtgataaaaatattttaatttcttactctGCATCAAAATGTAAtagattttattaatattattcccccccgcctttttgttttgttttgttttgtgagaaCAGAAAGTGGGACCAGGAAAAACCACAGCTCTCTGGAAGGTACACCAATTTACGAGCGTCAGCTTTCTGGCGATAGTCCACAGTCATTGAATGCAGACTCCTTTTCCATGACTTCCAGCCTAATGAGTGGCAGCATTGATCATTTGAGTACTGGATCTCCAGATCGGGAAAGCATGTTCAGCGTGGAGTCCCATACGATCTTGCAAGAAGATAATGGTTCAGAAGCTTTCAGTGTCCTACAGTCTCCTGAGTCTGCAACTGTACTAATTAATGAAGAAAACGGAGATACGGTTGATTTACAGAAACTTCCAAACAGCGACAGTGGCATGGGTACTTCAACTGTTATAGATACTTTGACATCTGTCTCTCCTCTAATCCTCACAGAAGACTTGACAAGCAGTGTTGATGGTGAATATAATGGTAGTGTAGTTTCTGCAAGCAATGAATGCTGTCTTGGAAAGCTGAGccaagaggaggagcaggattCTCCTACGTTGTGTAAAATAGATGAAAATTTAGATAAAATGAAGCTGCAGGATACTGAAAAATCTTTTGAAGAGCCAGACCTTACAGACCAAATGTTTTTGGAATGTGACAGTGTACTTGGTGTTCAGACATCACTGACACCAAAGGAAAGTGATGAGACTGGTAGGGAAgaccagcagcagctctctctcATACACAGTGCTCTGTCAGATCCTTCTGTGCTCCACTTTGACATTTCCAATGATGTTTATTCAGATAACACTTCCATTTCTGCATGGAATTTTGAAAGTGCAATCAAAGCTAAATCTAGTACTAGCACTGCTGAATGGGTAACAGACACTCATGAAAGTCAGACTGAGAAATCTGCCTCAAGTGATGAAGAGGATATTTATGGACATGGATTACCATATTCATCCTCGGAGACTAGCATGCCTGAAGTTGGTGCTGGGCCTGGTTCCCAGGATGTGGCCAAGATAAGCCTAGATGAAATGGTGCTGTTAAAATCTGATCAGGTATATGTTTTCAATTTAGTTAAAATACTTAACTGcagcatttcaaaagaaacattcacGTAATGACTATCCTTTACTTCtttaggaaagcaatttttttctttcttgattcgAGTAAAGAAGTAAAGCATAAAGCCAAACATCAATATGTGTTGTAACTCTTATGAAATGTGATGTATCGGACTTCAGAATGGTTGATCTGTGCTTACAATGTGAAGAAGCTGCACTGGCTGTATTATTCCCAGCTCAACAAAAATGTTGTCATAAACCCATCCATTAAAGAGTGGACAGTAAAACCAAGTCATGCTCAAAGGTTGCTCCTTGTTTGGGTCTCCAGTTGCCCAAATTCTGCGTGATGCTGTTCCTAACTTCAGCTGACTTCACAGGGAATTAATGCTGATTATCTCACATGGCTAGCCTCTGGTTAAGGATTGTTTTACCTGTAAATACTCAGAATAAGGATTAGTCTTTCTTTGTGTCCTAGGCAGCAGTTAGTACtatttaaaatgttgacatttttcctttctctgttatCCCTCTTTCCTTCATTGTTATTTTGTGGgtaaacatttccagaaatagTAATTCTCAAATAGACTATAGAAAAGAAGTactaaaattaattgtaaaatctGCAAAATTGCCAAAATCACTGGGATTTTTAGCAGAAGTTTTAAGAAGGAAATACAGTTCTTCTaggttgggggttttgggttgttttaaaTCTATAACGGTGTTGTGTTCAGATCAACCAAATATTTGTTGATAAAGGTTGAGTTATAAGTTGATGGTGTCCTGGTGTCCTGCTTAATAACAACTGCAGCCCAAAGTGTAGAAGACTTTTAGTTTCAGGTTATGATATTCTTACACTCTGGAATGTTTAGTAAAGCTCCACAGATGCTTACATTAGAGGTCATGTATGCAGTGCTTGGGTTCACCTCATGCAAGCTATCAAAATTTAAGATAGCAGTCTGTAAACCAAATTTCTGCAATACATGGCTCCTGTACCATACAGAGAATACTGGAGTTGGATATTTAGCTGTCGCTGCACTCCAGCTATCTTGTTCCCTTTGCTCATCACTTCATAGACAATAAATCATTTCCTGGACTACAGACAGActgtacatttttatgtattcGTTTTTGCATCTGCCATTTCCTTTAAGTATGTGTTCTTTAATTAATAAGAGAAGATTTTCCACTTTTTGGAGGTAGATGACAATGCggagggtttgttttcttttttgcactaAAACTTTTGTTCTAGCAGTCTTACTTTGCGGTACATACTATCTTAGAGAACACGGGCAGATGTAGTTTTATTTTACACAAGACATTTATTCATTGATTAAGGTACTTAAGAACCTTAAGTTTAGCTTTGTTAATCAAAATATGGGAGCTGCTGTGCTTATATAACCATTTTCTTGTGCAGTTTGAAGACGCCTGACACTGTTCTGACTCTACAGTTTTTTAGTTTGCAGAGAGCTGGATGGGATACTCTGGCCCTGGTTATGGCATCCTGAGCCTCGTTGTGTCAGAAAAGTATATTTGGTGCCTGGACTACAGGGGCAGCCTGTACTGCAGTGCTCTTCCCGCAGCAGGGCTGCGGTGGCAGAGGTTTGAAGATGGCGTCCAGCAGGTAGCAGTTTCCCCCTCAGGTTGGTTGGCTTCTGCTTCCCTGTAACCTCGTACATATAAAGCTTGGATAGACTtgtgcattttctttgcttttcttttttttttttttttttaataacagctaTTATTTAATTAGGTGAAGCTTGTCATTTTTCTGAGATTGCAAATACAGTTCAGTGCATATGTAATTTCCATGTAGCCAATTTATtggcatttttttgttgctgttaataCAGTACTTCCAGAAACTTGGTTGTCTGGGACTTGTTTCATGTAAAAGTAGcatgtttggttggggtttttttgtttgtttgtttgtttgtttgtttttaagtcatATTGGGTGATATGACTGCATCTTCACTACCTCTGCATACCATGTTGTAGTTTAAGTGGCTGTCTTTCTAACACGTTCACATTGCTTTTTGGGAAGTTTTCAACATGCGACTGCCTGATTAAAGTGAACTTCAGAAGTAGCAGTTCAGTGGTAGGCGGAGATGAATGAAGAGGTCCTTGTCTATACAAAACCTTCGTTTTTGATACAGAGCTGCTTATGATTCCCaagtttaaaattctttttgttgTAAATGTAGATTTGGTTTTGTGTATGgtttgtttcttgatttttatttttttttatatactaaagaaaaaaaaaccttctagtTTTTGCATATGAGTTCTGGATGGTTAGGAATGAGGTTTATGTTGGATTAAAATTAAATGGGTTTTGGTTATAAACGTGCATCACTTTTGGCTTTCCAGATTGTTCCAGGACTGGTGTGACAGTACAAGTTTCTTAGATATTTTCTTTACTTAATCTCCTGCCTCACcactgcttttcttcccctgtcaTCTCTAAAACCACACGTCAATCTTCCCTTCTGTCTGTAGGGGAGTATTTGCTATCTGTTTTAAGAAGAAAGATGTTCTATTTGATCTGTAGGTGAGCTTTTTATTGACAAAAAAATTTAAGAGTAGCTGTACTAGGTGAGATCATAGGATCATCCAGCTCAGTGTCTTGTCCCTAACAGTGGTcaaaagcagctgcctgcagaaaattaaaaggaGTGGGCTAGCATGTATGACGTTTAGCCTTGGTAGTTTCAGACTGCAACTGTCGGTGGCTCAGAGATTTCCTGGGCAAAAGGTTGTTTCTCTGCATTTATTATCCCTCAATTCCAGGAACTCACCAAGTTTTTCACTGAATCCATACAAATTTCTAGCATCCACAGTTTCCTGTGCATGTATTAACACAAGAGCATGTTAACCACAAACATCAAAATGGAATGAAATGCTACTTTGTGGAATTATTCAAAGGAAGTTAATATGACAATGTACTGCTCTGGTATGAACCAGCATGGATGCCAGTCAGCAGTTAAGTTTGGAATTccgtttggatttctttttctgagctATCCTTGCTAATTTGCGTGAGGGAAAAAGTTCTCAAGGTGGATTTGTACAACTGCATTTCTGAGTTTTGTCTGCTCATGACGTGCTACGTAACGAGCAGGTAATA
This genomic interval carries:
- the TECPR2 gene encoding tectonin beta-propeller repeat-containing protein 2 isoform X1; translated protein: MPMLAMASVASPVIFKEFCPLYYLLNAIPTKIQKGFRSIVVYLTALDTNGDYIAVGSSIGMLYLYCRHLNQMKKYNFEGKCESITFVKLLSCFDDLVAVGTASGRVAVFQLVSSLPGRNKQLRRFDVAGIHKSSITALAWSPNGMKLFSGDDKGKIVYSALDLDQGICNSSLVLEEPSSIVQLDYNQKVLLVSTLQRTLLFYTEEKSVKQVGTQPRKNTGKFGACFIPGLCKQSDLTLFAARPGLRLWKSDVHGTVQATFILKDVFAGGIKTFELYPRLEPPDRGSYSFPEKHLGLVSCFFREGWVLTWNEYSIYLLDTVNQALIGGLEGYGDIVAVSCTNNEIFLLKGDRDIIRISSRPEGLSSIVSDVNSKLLNPLTDTSPKMLTPLSVIASVSSSPSVETNKKMFTSPSVIGDKNDSYSLVKDDLETPMLSEKSFDRMGDLSNETRKRGCSVVSESRSRSSSVNSVDSGSSFMICADQLSEAQREGQLSSQRFSTISSEDFDQELIVKPIKVKKKKKKKQESGTRKNHSSLEGTPIYERQLSGDSPQSLNADSFSMTSSLMSGSIDHLSTGSPDRESMFSVESHTILQEDNGSEAFSVLQSPESATVLINEENGDTVDLQKLPNSDSGMGTSTVIDTLTSVSPLILTEDLTSSVDGEYNGSVVSASNECCLGKLSQEEEQDSPTLCKIDENLDKMKLQDTEKSFEEPDLTDQMFLECDSVLGVQTSLTPKESDETGREDQQQLSLIHSALSDPSVLHFDISNDVYSDNTSISAWNFESAIKAKSSTSTAEWVTDTHESQTEKSASSDEEDIYGHGLPYSSSETSMPEVGAGPGSQDVAKISLDEMVLLKSDQFAESWMGYSGPGYGILSLVVSEKYIWCLDYRGSLYCSALPAAGLRWQRFEDGVQQVAVSPSGALLWKIEQKTNKAFACGKVTIKGKRHWYEALPQAVFVALSDDTAWIIRTNGDLYLQTGLSVDRPCARAVKVDCPYPLSQVTSRNNVVWAMSEQRALLYREGVRSFCPEGEQWKSDIVSEMQALEPVCITLGDQQTLWALDIHGNLWFRTGIVSKKPQGDDNHWWQVSITDYVVFDQCSLFQTIIQATHTVATAAQAPVEKVADKLRMAFWSQQLQCQPSLLGVNGSGVWISSGKNEFHVAKGNLIGTYWKNIVPRGTASATKWIFVLASTASSKEGSFLWLCQSNKDLFCVSDQNPQFRPSTVQLPPEAEMVHYSACQDAIWGLDSLGQIFIRTLSSSCPTGMHWTKLDLSQLGAVKLISLTCGNQHVWACDTSGGIYFRVGTQPLNPSLMLPAWIMIEPPIQPVGINLVSIHSSPNDQMLWAIDSKWNVHVRVGITDEMPVGTDWEHVPGLQACQLAISTRTVWARCPNGDVARRYGITDKNPAGDYWKKIPGNVSRLTVTPLDELWAISTSGSLLQRLTKTFSHSHSLQKNNDTSVLLHPDDFEDEWEVI